From the genome of Silurus meridionalis isolate SWU-2019-XX chromosome 12, ASM1480568v1, whole genome shotgun sequence, one region includes:
- the si:ch211-137a8.4 gene encoding uncharacterized protein si:ch211-137a8.4 gives MAATEANTEPLQVDAGETKAEEEPSNSELSPVPTEETHPTTDATQTTEPSADKVKPASENIWDSFLNKSGLGKVMGGKKKKEHSTLAEEGLAEDPDKSSATNKNDQMEEVDPKDKSTSQPASETATDGQVIEKVPENEEAVQEQKASSAKPKHGEKSSVRDLIRKPVAKIFSHKSTEKKEGSGELSKHGKVRSKSLDRLEDADASAVVIDQNEDPKSTEEADKSTSQTAKPMKRWHSFKKLMVQKSHKKSTDEPRDAEGAEGVSADAAGEHSNTETLDSTIKSEHAGQKRWKLKRSWTFQGLKRDTSLAVIHKPKDKDLSDNLKDENTPEADQGATQISEESKESGDAETQVKTHDDGEEEKEAPAAAATAAAAATATTHTKNVDQHANDIWTSFKNRVIHKSKKAADAGGEEEEPMGEQEQTEEPQASKDSSKSAKSKRTHFNRAVSLKNFIMRKGKSTSMDMGDGSAVQKENKEETKDTDGSADTTGAADLAQSGSEDQAAITSESNNGAQVGDEHKSSDVEDKSLQAYHLVSSQTRLTYHLREETRQSQMWNPRLMVRMAVLVLQQKTPQHKIMSLLSRLMS, from the coding sequence ATGGCAGCCACAGAGGCTAACACAGAGCCACTCCAAGTGGATGCAGGGGAGACCAAAGCTGAGGAGGAGCCTTCAAATTCAGAGTTATCCCCAGTTCCAACTGAGGAAACACATCCTACCACTGATGCAACCCAGACGACAGAGCCATCAGCAGATAAAGTCAAGCCAGCCTCAGAGAATATCTGGGACTCTTTTCTGAACAAAAGTGGGCTTGGAAAAGTAATGggagggaagaagaaaaaagagcatAGTACATTAGCTGAAGAGGGTCTTGCAGAAGACCCAGATAAAAGCTCAGCCACAAATAAGAATGATCAAATGGAGGAAGTAGATCCTAAAGACAAGTCAACTAGTCAGCCAGCAAGTGAAACAGCAACGGATGGTCAAGTTATTGAAAAAGTACCAGAAAATGAGGAGGCTGTCCAAGAGCAGAAGGCATCCAGTGCCAAGCCAAAGCATGGAGAAAAGTCTAGTGTGCGTGACTTAATTCGGAAGCCTGTCGCCAAGATTTTCTCCCACAAGAGCacagagaaaaaagaaggcTCAGGAGAACTATCAAAACATGGAAAGGTTCGGTCGAAATCTCTTGACAGACTGGAGGATGCTGATGCCAGCGCAGTTGTGATAGATCAAAATGAGGACCCAAAATCAACAGAAGAAGCAGATAAATCAACGTCCCAAACTGCAAAACCGATGAAACGCTGGCATTCCTTTAAGAAGCTTATGGTACAGAAGAGTCACAAGAAAAGCACTGATGAACCCAGAGATGCAGAAGGAGCAGAGGGTGTTAGTGCAGATGCAGCAGGTGAACACAGCAACACTGAAACACTGGACTCAACTATAAAGTCAGAGCACGCTGGGCAAAAAAGGTGGAAATTAAAGAGGTCATGGACCTTTCAAGGTTTGAAGAGAGACACATCACTTGCTGTTATTCACAAACCAAAGGACAAAGACTTGTCAGATAATCTCAAAGATGAGAATACCCCAGAGGCAGATCAGGGGGCCACACAAATTTCTGAAGAGTCAAAGGAATCAGGTGATGCAGAAACGCAAGTGAAGACTCATGATgatggagaagaagagaaagaggcacctgcagcagcagcaacagcagcagcagcagcaactgCAACAACACATACAAAAAATGTAGACCAACATGCAAATGATATCTGGACCTCATTTAAAAACCGAGTAATTCACAAGTCAAAGAAAGCAGCAGATGCTGgtggagaagaggaagaaccAATGGGTGAACAAGAACAAACTGAAGAACCACAGGCGAGTAAAGACTCAAGCAAGTCTGCCAAGTCAAAAAGGACACATTTCAACCGTGCTGTCTCACTAAAGAATTTTATAATGCGTAAAGGGAAGAGTACTAGCATGGATATGGGGGATGGCTCAGCTgtacagaaagaaaataaagaggaaaCTAAAGACACTGATGGCTCTGCAGACACAACTGGTGCAGCTGACCTCGCACAGTCTGGATCAGAGGACCAGGCTGCCATCACAAGTGAGAGCAACAACGGAGCTCAGGTGGGAGATGAGCACAAAAGTTCAGATGTAGAGGATAAGTCGCTCCAAGCATACCATCTGGTGAGCAGTCAGACACGCCTCACTTATCATCTGAGGGAAGAGACCAGACAGAGCCAAATGTGGAACCCGAGACTAATGGTGAGAATGGCTGTTCTGGTGCTGCAACAGAAGACCCCACAGCACAAAATAATGAGCCTCCTGTCCAGGTTGATGTCGTAA
- the si:ch211-137a8.2 gene encoding nesprin-2 isoform X3, with amino-acid sequence MSTQKAFGWYTEALELVDDHPDHDNLQNSLSLTDLSQDDRFSLEGCVQLERRWRLWHKFMKDYSCLDDWLRLAEKLAASPNSSHVLYNTAKEELQKFESLRTEARLCLAQLDSLNQTSRILLGLFKGSMKTRLIDMTKECGQRWDQLKSTLDTVCRRLRHFVVQREDFERQQEEMAIWLADMDLKLTEVEHFSEMNTCAKMRQLQGFQEAVAESAGRLNALLQQGEELIQRSEPADAQVIESQLQELLLYCARVFQGLGHLHTRLLSMRLVFEEDLVLCPDSGCPSETLLEEESVKDHSLAPPVQGNPSQVCPEQLVLEWDPSVDIGGSISHDMDSFYLSADAGVNNPEQLLTKDPWRRRAYLRSAESCPSAKCAQHTVTEDTESPLHASFWKTSTPDSHSPEPVAFKSDRVSAWLVQTPRLCSRAVQTEHAPQQCSSFYTSASTQEHKGEEVRVADYLENVLLKRRSCSSHTNNMCSTKSCDLQSHSAKHYSSTQRMKRSLNSHDSLKDSSCTKINCGNHEQLWSHSLLKLLELLKSPALLCFLLALFVVPGHMVHLSRQAMLPLQLCASFLPTSLVLCQRTTSNLRTTETHRVPLHPATFEVFLQ; translated from the exons ATGAGTACTCAAAAGGCATTTGGTTGGTACACTGAAGCATTAGAGTTGGTTGATGACCACCCAGACCACGACAATCTACAGAACTCATTGTCACTAACAGACTTAAGCCAAGATGACAGATTCTCCCTCGAAGGCTGTGTTCA ATTGGAGAGGAGGTGGAGGCTCTGGCACAAGTTTATGAAAGACTACTCTTGTTTGGATGATTGGTTGCGACTGGCAGAGAAGTTAGCTGCCTCCCCAAACTCCAGTCATGTGCTATACAACACAGCAAAAGAGGAACTGCAGAAATTTGAG AGTTTACGCACTGAGGCTAGGCTGTGCTTGGCCCAGCTTGACAGCCTGAACCAGACAAGTCGCATCCTGTTGGGACTGTTTAAGGGATCTATGAAAACCAGACTGATAGATATGACTAAAGAGTGTGGTCAGCGCTGGGACCAGCTAAAAAGCACTTTGGACACAGTGTGTCGTCGGTTGAGG CACTTTGTGGTCCAGAGGGAGGACTTTGAGAGGCAGCAAGAGGAAATGGCCATCTGGCTGGCTGATATGGATTTGAAGTTGACTGAGGTGGAGCATTTTTCTGAAATGAACACTTGTGCCAAAATGCGACAACTTCAG GGTTTCCAGGAGGCAGTGGCTGAAAGTGCGGGACGACTAAATGCACTGCTCCAGCAAGGGGAAGAGTTGATCCAGAGAAGTGAGCCAGCTGATGCCCAGGTCATAGAGAGCCAACTACAGGAGCTTCTCCTGTACTGTGCTCGTGTCTTCCAGGGCCTAGGTCATCTTCACACACGGCTTCTTAGCATGAGACTG GTGTTTGAGGAGGACTTGGTTCTGTGTCCAGATTCCGGCTGTCCTTCTGAGACATTGCTTGAGGAGGAAAGTGTTAAAGACCACAGTCTTGCACCACCAGTTCAGGGTAACCCCTCTCAGGTTTGCCCAGAACAGCTGGTTCTGGAGTGGGACCCATCAGTGGATATTGGAGGCTCTATTTCTCATGATATGGATTCTTTCTACCTCAGTGCTGATGCAG GGGTTAACAACCCAGAGCAGCTTCTTACTAAGGATCCTTGGAGGAGAAGAGCTTACTTGAGATCTGCAGAGTCATGTCCGTCTGCGAAATGTGCACAACACACG GTCACTGAAG ACACTGAGAGTCCCTTGCATGCTTCGTTTTGGAAGACTTCCACCCCAGACTCACATTCCCCTGAGCCTGTCGCCTTTAAATCTGACCGTGTCAGCGCCTGGCTGGTCCAGACACCTCGGCTGTGTTCTAGAGCTGTCCAGACAGAGCATGCACCACAG CAGTGTTCAAGCTTTTATACATCAGCATCCACACAGGAGCACAAGGGGGAGGAGGTGAGGGTAGCTGACTATCTGGAAAATGTGCTTCTCAAGAGACGCTCCTGCTCATCGCACACGAATAACATGTGTTCCACCAAGTCATGTGACCTTCAGTCTCACTCTGCCAAGCATTACTCAAGCACACAG CGTATGAAGAGGAGCCTGAACTCCCATGATTCACTAAAGGACAGCAGCTGCACTAAGATAAACTG TGGCAACCATGAACAACTCTGGTCACACAGTCTCCTAAAGCTTTTGGAGCTTCTGAAGTCCccggctctgctctgctttcTGCTAGCTTTATTCGTGGTTCCTGGTCATATGGTCCACCTCAGCAGACAAGCAATGCTACCACTCCAACTCTGTGCCTCATTCCTTCCAACTAGCCTTGTGCTATGTCAACGGACCACCTCCAACCTGAGAACTACAGAGACACACAGGGTACCTTTACACCCTGCCACATTTGAAGTGTTCTTACAGTAG
- the si:ch211-137a8.2 gene encoding nesprin-2 isoform X1: protein MSTQKAFGWYTEALELVDDHPDHDNLQNSLSLTDLSQDDRFSLEGCVQLERRWRLWHKFMKDYSCLDDWLRLAEKLAASPNSSHVLYNTAKEELQKFESLRTEARLCLAQLDSLNQTSRILLGLFKGSMKTRLIDMTKECGQRWDQLKSTLDTVCRRLRHFVVQREDFERQQEEMAIWLADMDLKLTEVEHFSEMNTCAKMRQLQGFQEAVAESAGRLNALLQQGEELIQRSEPADAQVIESQLQELLLYCARVFQGLGHLHTRLLSMRLVFEEDLVLCPDSGCPSETLLEEESVKDHSLAPPVQGNPSQVCPEQLVLEWDPSVDIGGSISHDMDSFYLSADAGVNNPEQLLTKDPWRRRAYLRSAESCPSAKCAQHTVTEGNFDCIAPPQTLVPDTESPLHASFWKTSTPDSHSPEPVAFKSDRVSAWLVQTPRLCSRAVQTEHAPQQCSSFYTSASTQEHKGEEVRVADYLENVLLKRRSCSSHTNNMCSTKSCDLQSHSAKHYSSTQRMKRSLNSHDSLKDSSCTKINCGNHEQLWSHSLLKLLELLKSPALLCFLLALFVVPGHMVHLSRQAMLPLQLCASFLPTSLVLCQRTTSNLRTTETHRVPLHPATFEVFLQ, encoded by the exons ATGAGTACTCAAAAGGCATTTGGTTGGTACACTGAAGCATTAGAGTTGGTTGATGACCACCCAGACCACGACAATCTACAGAACTCATTGTCACTAACAGACTTAAGCCAAGATGACAGATTCTCCCTCGAAGGCTGTGTTCA ATTGGAGAGGAGGTGGAGGCTCTGGCACAAGTTTATGAAAGACTACTCTTGTTTGGATGATTGGTTGCGACTGGCAGAGAAGTTAGCTGCCTCCCCAAACTCCAGTCATGTGCTATACAACACAGCAAAAGAGGAACTGCAGAAATTTGAG AGTTTACGCACTGAGGCTAGGCTGTGCTTGGCCCAGCTTGACAGCCTGAACCAGACAAGTCGCATCCTGTTGGGACTGTTTAAGGGATCTATGAAAACCAGACTGATAGATATGACTAAAGAGTGTGGTCAGCGCTGGGACCAGCTAAAAAGCACTTTGGACACAGTGTGTCGTCGGTTGAGG CACTTTGTGGTCCAGAGGGAGGACTTTGAGAGGCAGCAAGAGGAAATGGCCATCTGGCTGGCTGATATGGATTTGAAGTTGACTGAGGTGGAGCATTTTTCTGAAATGAACACTTGTGCCAAAATGCGACAACTTCAG GGTTTCCAGGAGGCAGTGGCTGAAAGTGCGGGACGACTAAATGCACTGCTCCAGCAAGGGGAAGAGTTGATCCAGAGAAGTGAGCCAGCTGATGCCCAGGTCATAGAGAGCCAACTACAGGAGCTTCTCCTGTACTGTGCTCGTGTCTTCCAGGGCCTAGGTCATCTTCACACACGGCTTCTTAGCATGAGACTG GTGTTTGAGGAGGACTTGGTTCTGTGTCCAGATTCCGGCTGTCCTTCTGAGACATTGCTTGAGGAGGAAAGTGTTAAAGACCACAGTCTTGCACCACCAGTTCAGGGTAACCCCTCTCAGGTTTGCCCAGAACAGCTGGTTCTGGAGTGGGACCCATCAGTGGATATTGGAGGCTCTATTTCTCATGATATGGATTCTTTCTACCTCAGTGCTGATGCAG GGGTTAACAACCCAGAGCAGCTTCTTACTAAGGATCCTTGGAGGAGAAGAGCTTACTTGAGATCTGCAGAGTCATGTCCGTCTGCGAAATGTGCACAACACACG GTCACTGAAGGTAACTTTGATTGTATAGCTCCACCACAGACCCTTGTGCCAG ACACTGAGAGTCCCTTGCATGCTTCGTTTTGGAAGACTTCCACCCCAGACTCACATTCCCCTGAGCCTGTCGCCTTTAAATCTGACCGTGTCAGCGCCTGGCTGGTCCAGACACCTCGGCTGTGTTCTAGAGCTGTCCAGACAGAGCATGCACCACAG CAGTGTTCAAGCTTTTATACATCAGCATCCACACAGGAGCACAAGGGGGAGGAGGTGAGGGTAGCTGACTATCTGGAAAATGTGCTTCTCAAGAGACGCTCCTGCTCATCGCACACGAATAACATGTGTTCCACCAAGTCATGTGACCTTCAGTCTCACTCTGCCAAGCATTACTCAAGCACACAG CGTATGAAGAGGAGCCTGAACTCCCATGATTCACTAAAGGACAGCAGCTGCACTAAGATAAACTG TGGCAACCATGAACAACTCTGGTCACACAGTCTCCTAAAGCTTTTGGAGCTTCTGAAGTCCccggctctgctctgctttcTGCTAGCTTTATTCGTGGTTCCTGGTCATATGGTCCACCTCAGCAGACAAGCAATGCTACCACTCCAACTCTGTGCCTCATTCCTTCCAACTAGCCTTGTGCTATGTCAACGGACCACCTCCAACCTGAGAACTACAGAGACACACAGGGTACCTTTACACCCTGCCACATTTGAAGTGTTCTTACAGTAG
- the si:ch211-137a8.2 gene encoding uncharacterized protein si:ch211-137a8.2 isoform X4, with the protein MSTQKAFGWYTEALELVDDHPDHDNLQNSLSLTDLSQDDRFSLEGCVQLERRWRLWHKFMKDYSCLDDWLRLAEKLAASPNSSHVLYNTAKEELQKFEHFVVQREDFERQQEEMAIWLADMDLKLTEVEHFSEMNTCAKMRQLQGFQEAVAESAGRLNALLQQGEELIQRSEPADAQVIESQLQELLLYCARVFQGLGHLHTRLLSMRLVFEEDLVLCPDSGCPSETLLEEESVKDHSLAPPVQGNPSQVCPEQLVLEWDPSVDIGGSISHDMDSFYLSADAGVNNPEQLLTKDPWRRRAYLRSAESCPSAKCAQHTVTEGNFDCIAPPQTLVPDTESPLHASFWKTSTPDSHSPEPVAFKSDRVSAWLVQTPRLCSRAVQTEHAPQQCSSFYTSASTQEHKGEEVRVADYLENVLLKRRSCSSHTNNMCSTKSCDLQSHSAKHYSSTQRMKRSLNSHDSLKDSSCTKINCGNHEQLWSHSLLKLLELLKSPALLCFLLALFVVPGHMVHLSRQAMLPLQLCASFLPTSLVLCQRTTSNLRTTETHRVPLHPATFEVFLQ; encoded by the exons ATGAGTACTCAAAAGGCATTTGGTTGGTACACTGAAGCATTAGAGTTGGTTGATGACCACCCAGACCACGACAATCTACAGAACTCATTGTCACTAACAGACTTAAGCCAAGATGACAGATTCTCCCTCGAAGGCTGTGTTCA ATTGGAGAGGAGGTGGAGGCTCTGGCACAAGTTTATGAAAGACTACTCTTGTTTGGATGATTGGTTGCGACTGGCAGAGAAGTTAGCTGCCTCCCCAAACTCCAGTCATGTGCTATACAACACAGCAAAAGAGGAACTGCAGAAATTTGAG CACTTTGTGGTCCAGAGGGAGGACTTTGAGAGGCAGCAAGAGGAAATGGCCATCTGGCTGGCTGATATGGATTTGAAGTTGACTGAGGTGGAGCATTTTTCTGAAATGAACACTTGTGCCAAAATGCGACAACTTCAG GGTTTCCAGGAGGCAGTGGCTGAAAGTGCGGGACGACTAAATGCACTGCTCCAGCAAGGGGAAGAGTTGATCCAGAGAAGTGAGCCAGCTGATGCCCAGGTCATAGAGAGCCAACTACAGGAGCTTCTCCTGTACTGTGCTCGTGTCTTCCAGGGCCTAGGTCATCTTCACACACGGCTTCTTAGCATGAGACTG GTGTTTGAGGAGGACTTGGTTCTGTGTCCAGATTCCGGCTGTCCTTCTGAGACATTGCTTGAGGAGGAAAGTGTTAAAGACCACAGTCTTGCACCACCAGTTCAGGGTAACCCCTCTCAGGTTTGCCCAGAACAGCTGGTTCTGGAGTGGGACCCATCAGTGGATATTGGAGGCTCTATTTCTCATGATATGGATTCTTTCTACCTCAGTGCTGATGCAG GGGTTAACAACCCAGAGCAGCTTCTTACTAAGGATCCTTGGAGGAGAAGAGCTTACTTGAGATCTGCAGAGTCATGTCCGTCTGCGAAATGTGCACAACACACG GTCACTGAAGGTAACTTTGATTGTATAGCTCCACCACAGACCCTTGTGCCAG ACACTGAGAGTCCCTTGCATGCTTCGTTTTGGAAGACTTCCACCCCAGACTCACATTCCCCTGAGCCTGTCGCCTTTAAATCTGACCGTGTCAGCGCCTGGCTGGTCCAGACACCTCGGCTGTGTTCTAGAGCTGTCCAGACAGAGCATGCACCACAG CAGTGTTCAAGCTTTTATACATCAGCATCCACACAGGAGCACAAGGGGGAGGAGGTGAGGGTAGCTGACTATCTGGAAAATGTGCTTCTCAAGAGACGCTCCTGCTCATCGCACACGAATAACATGTGTTCCACCAAGTCATGTGACCTTCAGTCTCACTCTGCCAAGCATTACTCAAGCACACAG CGTATGAAGAGGAGCCTGAACTCCCATGATTCACTAAAGGACAGCAGCTGCACTAAGATAAACTG TGGCAACCATGAACAACTCTGGTCACACAGTCTCCTAAAGCTTTTGGAGCTTCTGAAGTCCccggctctgctctgctttcTGCTAGCTTTATTCGTGGTTCCTGGTCATATGGTCCACCTCAGCAGACAAGCAATGCTACCACTCCAACTCTGTGCCTCATTCCTTCCAACTAGCCTTGTGCTATGTCAACGGACCACCTCCAACCTGAGAACTACAGAGACACACAGGGTACCTTTACACCCTGCCACATTTGAAGTGTTCTTACAGTAG
- the si:ch211-137a8.2 gene encoding nesprin-2 isoform X2: MSTQKAFGWYTEALELVDDHPDHDNLQNSLSLTDLSQDDRFSLEGCVQLERRWRLWHKFMKDYSCLDDWLRLAEKLAASPNSSHVLYNTAKEELQKFESLRTEARLCLAQLDSLNQTSRILLGLFKGSMKTRLIDMTKECGQRWDQLKSTLDTVCRRLRREDFERQQEEMAIWLADMDLKLTEVEHFSEMNTCAKMRQLQGFQEAVAESAGRLNALLQQGEELIQRSEPADAQVIESQLQELLLYCARVFQGLGHLHTRLLSMRLVFEEDLVLCPDSGCPSETLLEEESVKDHSLAPPVQGNPSQVCPEQLVLEWDPSVDIGGSISHDMDSFYLSADAGVNNPEQLLTKDPWRRRAYLRSAESCPSAKCAQHTVTEGNFDCIAPPQTLVPDTESPLHASFWKTSTPDSHSPEPVAFKSDRVSAWLVQTPRLCSRAVQTEHAPQQCSSFYTSASTQEHKGEEVRVADYLENVLLKRRSCSSHTNNMCSTKSCDLQSHSAKHYSSTQRMKRSLNSHDSLKDSSCTKINCGNHEQLWSHSLLKLLELLKSPALLCFLLALFVVPGHMVHLSRQAMLPLQLCASFLPTSLVLCQRTTSNLRTTETHRVPLHPATFEVFLQ, translated from the exons ATGAGTACTCAAAAGGCATTTGGTTGGTACACTGAAGCATTAGAGTTGGTTGATGACCACCCAGACCACGACAATCTACAGAACTCATTGTCACTAACAGACTTAAGCCAAGATGACAGATTCTCCCTCGAAGGCTGTGTTCA ATTGGAGAGGAGGTGGAGGCTCTGGCACAAGTTTATGAAAGACTACTCTTGTTTGGATGATTGGTTGCGACTGGCAGAGAAGTTAGCTGCCTCCCCAAACTCCAGTCATGTGCTATACAACACAGCAAAAGAGGAACTGCAGAAATTTGAG AGTTTACGCACTGAGGCTAGGCTGTGCTTGGCCCAGCTTGACAGCCTGAACCAGACAAGTCGCATCCTGTTGGGACTGTTTAAGGGATCTATGAAAACCAGACTGATAGATATGACTAAAGAGTGTGGTCAGCGCTGGGACCAGCTAAAAAGCACTTTGGACACAGTGTGTCGTCGGTTGAGG AGGGAGGACTTTGAGAGGCAGCAAGAGGAAATGGCCATCTGGCTGGCTGATATGGATTTGAAGTTGACTGAGGTGGAGCATTTTTCTGAAATGAACACTTGTGCCAAAATGCGACAACTTCAG GGTTTCCAGGAGGCAGTGGCTGAAAGTGCGGGACGACTAAATGCACTGCTCCAGCAAGGGGAAGAGTTGATCCAGAGAAGTGAGCCAGCTGATGCCCAGGTCATAGAGAGCCAACTACAGGAGCTTCTCCTGTACTGTGCTCGTGTCTTCCAGGGCCTAGGTCATCTTCACACACGGCTTCTTAGCATGAGACTG GTGTTTGAGGAGGACTTGGTTCTGTGTCCAGATTCCGGCTGTCCTTCTGAGACATTGCTTGAGGAGGAAAGTGTTAAAGACCACAGTCTTGCACCACCAGTTCAGGGTAACCCCTCTCAGGTTTGCCCAGAACAGCTGGTTCTGGAGTGGGACCCATCAGTGGATATTGGAGGCTCTATTTCTCATGATATGGATTCTTTCTACCTCAGTGCTGATGCAG GGGTTAACAACCCAGAGCAGCTTCTTACTAAGGATCCTTGGAGGAGAAGAGCTTACTTGAGATCTGCAGAGTCATGTCCGTCTGCGAAATGTGCACAACACACG GTCACTGAAGGTAACTTTGATTGTATAGCTCCACCACAGACCCTTGTGCCAG ACACTGAGAGTCCCTTGCATGCTTCGTTTTGGAAGACTTCCACCCCAGACTCACATTCCCCTGAGCCTGTCGCCTTTAAATCTGACCGTGTCAGCGCCTGGCTGGTCCAGACACCTCGGCTGTGTTCTAGAGCTGTCCAGACAGAGCATGCACCACAG CAGTGTTCAAGCTTTTATACATCAGCATCCACACAGGAGCACAAGGGGGAGGAGGTGAGGGTAGCTGACTATCTGGAAAATGTGCTTCTCAAGAGACGCTCCTGCTCATCGCACACGAATAACATGTGTTCCACCAAGTCATGTGACCTTCAGTCTCACTCTGCCAAGCATTACTCAAGCACACAG CGTATGAAGAGGAGCCTGAACTCCCATGATTCACTAAAGGACAGCAGCTGCACTAAGATAAACTG TGGCAACCATGAACAACTCTGGTCACACAGTCTCCTAAAGCTTTTGGAGCTTCTGAAGTCCccggctctgctctgctttcTGCTAGCTTTATTCGTGGTTCCTGGTCATATGGTCCACCTCAGCAGACAAGCAATGCTACCACTCCAACTCTGTGCCTCATTCCTTCCAACTAGCCTTGTGCTATGTCAACGGACCACCTCCAACCTGAGAACTACAGAGACACACAGGGTACCTTTACACCCTGCCACATTTGAAGTGTTCTTACAGTAG